The Clostridium sporogenes genome contains a region encoding:
- a CDS encoding ABC transporter ATP-binding protein, producing MSILKAINLKKYYGEEANRVKALDGVNIEVNEGEFVAIVGTSGSGKSTLLHMLGGLDRPTCGDVIISNKNIFTMSDDELTVFRRRNIGFVFQNYNLVPILNVYENIILPIELDGGKIDKGYIDNIIKVLGLSSKSNNTPNNLSGGQQQRVAISRALSTKPSIILADEPTGNLDSKTSMEVMGLLKMTSKKFNQTIVMITHNEEIAQLADRTIHIEDGKILGGVSYEI from the coding sequence ATGAGTATATTAAAAGCTATAAATCTTAAGAAATACTATGGAGAAGAAGCTAATAGAGTAAAAGCCTTAGATGGGGTTAATATTGAAGTGAATGAAGGTGAATTTGTAGCTATTGTAGGTACATCTGGAAGTGGTAAAAGTACTCTTTTGCATATGTTAGGTGGACTTGATAGGCCAACTTGTGGAGATGTAATTATAAGTAACAAGAATATATTTACAATGAGTGATGATGAACTTACAGTATTTAGACGTAGAAATATAGGTTTTGTATTTCAAAATTATAATCTTGTACCTATATTAAATGTATACGAAAATATTATACTCCCAATAGAGCTTGATGGAGGAAAAATTGATAAAGGATATATAGATAATATTATAAAAGTTTTAGGGTTAAGTAGTAAGTCTAATAATACACCTAATAATCTTTCAGGAGGTCAGCAGCAACGTGTTGCAATATCAAGAGCATTATCTACAAAACCATCTATAATACTAGCAGATGAACCTACGGGAAACCTTGATAGTAAAACCAGTATGGAGGTTATGGGACTTTTGAAAATGACAAGCAAAAAGTTTAATCAAACAATAGTTATGATAACTCATAATGAAGAAATTGCACAACTTGCTGACAGAACAATTCATATTGAAGATGGTAAGATTCTTGGAGGTGTCTCCTATGA